Below is a window of Deferribacterota bacterium DNA.
TCTCCTGTCTATCAAAAAAGCTTAATAGCTTCTTTTTTTGATCATGTAAAAGCTTCTTATCAACTTTTTCCTTATAGTAATTTTCTAATTCTTCAAAAGTAATAGCTTTTTTATAATCAATCGGTTCAAAAGGTATTAATCTGTCATCTAAATCAATGTAAAAATAATCATTCTCTAATGAGTTAATAATGTTTTCTTTTGCCTTATCAAAACCTATATTATTAACTAACTCTAAGGCATGCAGTGCAGTAACACTATAAAAGCCCTTCATCTTTTTAAAATCATAAAAATTGTCACTTCTCAAAGATTTACTTTTATTTGACTTTACGTTTACATAATATTCGCCTAACTCAATTTTACGACTCTTATCCAAATAGTGATTATTTAACATATAAATAATCTTATCTTCCTCATCTAATATATAAAAGTTTGGGTATTTTGAAAAAAACTCAAAAACTAATTTATACATAATCTTTCTACCGCTTGATCTATATTTAAAAAGATCAATAAATATAACCCTTTCAAAATCACT
It encodes the following:
- a CDS encoding NFACT family protein — encoded protein: MDGLTVYKISKILKQNIINYSIKTIGVVNNNVQVVFYKHPIYNSLHILLNPQLVAIYVDNVFNSENNKFKFLNNTCIKDVNCSDFERVIFIDLFKYRSSGRKIMYKLVFEFFSKYPNFYILDEEDKIIYMLNNHYLDKSRKIELGEYYVNVKSNKSKSLRSDNFYDFKKMKGFYSVTALHALELVNNIGFDKAKENIINSLENDYFYIDLDDRLIPFEPIDYKKAITFEELENYYKEKVDKKLLHDQKKKLLSFFDRQE